A window of the Banduia mediterranea genome harbors these coding sequences:
- a CDS encoding DUF4870 family protein produces MEAVSETGIPENEKQGVMIAYILHVLGSFTGLTAIVGIIINHIRVNEVTSEFARSHHRWMIRTFWWSLVWVVIGGITTLIFVGFLILFAVTIWWIYRLVRGILNYLDNKPMRI; encoded by the coding sequence ATGGAAGCAGTCAGCGAAACGGGGATTCCTGAAAACGAAAAGCAGGGCGTGATGATCGCCTACATCCTGCATGTGCTGGGCTCGTTCACCGGGCTCACGGCCATCGTCGGCATCATCATCAACCACATCCGGGTCAACGAAGTCACCAGCGAATTCGCGCGATCCCACCATCGCTGGATGATCCGGACCTTCTGGTGGAGCCTGGTGTGGGTGGTCATCGGCGGCATCACCACCCTGATCTTCGTCGGCTTCCTGATTCTGTTCGCGGTGACGATCTGGTGGATTTACCGCCTGGTCCGCGGAATCCTCAATTACCTTGACAACAAACCGATGCGGATCTGA
- the ppa gene encoding inorganic diphosphatase — translation MGFEALGPGSKAPEEFNVVIEIAAYGPPVKYEVDKETGLLSVDRFMNVAMSYPASYGFVPKTLYDDGDPVDVLVMTPHPIVPGSIIKCRAVAVLDTEDESGLDAKILAVPTDKVSTNYYADIKDLANVPARKLDEIKHFYERYKDLEYGKWVKVSGWRDAAAAKAEIVKSIEAYKG, via the coding sequence ATGGGATTCGAAGCACTCGGCCCGGGCAGCAAGGCGCCCGAAGAATTCAACGTTGTCATCGAGATCGCGGCCTACGGCCCGCCGGTCAAGTACGAAGTGGACAAGGAAACCGGCCTGCTGTCGGTCGACCGCTTCATGAACGTGGCGATGAGCTACCCGGCGAGCTACGGTTTCGTGCCCAAGACCCTGTACGACGATGGCGATCCGGTCGACGTGCTGGTGATGACCCCGCACCCGATCGTGCCCGGCAGCATCATCAAATGCCGCGCGGTCGCCGTACTGGACACCGAGGACGAAAGCGGCCTGGACGCCAAGATTCTGGCCGTGCCGACCGACAAGGTCTCCACCAACTACTACGCGGACATCAAGGATCTGGCCAACGTGCCGGCGCGCAAGCTCGATGAGATCAAGCACTTCTACGAGCGCTACAAGGATCTCGAATACGGCAAGTGGGTCAAGGTTTCGGGCTGGCGCGACGCGGCTGCGGCCAAGGCCGAGATCGTCAAGTCGATCGAGGCCTACAAGGGCTGA
- a CDS encoding adenylate kinase encodes MSMRIVLLGAPGSGKGTQGEKLVDHFGIPKISTGDALRAAVKAGTELGLKAKAAMDAGRLVDNSIVNGIVKARLGEPDARKGFILDGFPRNAAQADTLAEMLADLGQPSVDKAVHLKVDDEEIVRRLLDRAEKEGRADDKEAVIRHRIDVYNAETAPLLDFYGQQGKVVAVEGIGTVDEIFERILKSLGA; translated from the coding sequence ATGAGCATGCGCATCGTACTGCTGGGCGCGCCCGGCTCCGGAAAAGGCACGCAGGGCGAGAAGCTGGTGGACCATTTCGGGATTCCAAAGATTTCCACGGGCGACGCGCTGCGCGCCGCCGTCAAGGCCGGCACGGAGCTGGGCCTCAAGGCCAAGGCCGCCATGGATGCGGGCCGGCTGGTCGACAATTCGATCGTCAACGGCATCGTCAAGGCGCGTCTGGGCGAACCCGATGCGCGCAAGGGCTTCATTCTGGACGGCTTTCCGCGAAACGCGGCGCAGGCCGACACGCTGGCGGAGATGCTGGCGGACCTCGGCCAGCCGTCGGTCGACAAGGCCGTGCACCTCAAGGTCGATGACGAGGAGATCGTGCGTCGCCTGCTCGACCGGGCCGAGAAGGAAGGTCGCGCCGACGACAAGGAAGCGGTGATTCGTCACCGCATCGACGTCTACAACGCCGAAACCGCGCCGCTGCTGGACTTCTATGGGCAGCAGGGCAAGGTCGTGGCGGTCGAGGGAATCGGCACGGTCGACGAGATTTTCGAGCGCATCCTCAAGTCGCTGGGCGCCTGA
- the rnd gene encoding ribonuclease D yields the protein MTVSIAVPTLIIDTPAALESAIAVWKTRDWLAVDTEFVREDTYHARLCLVQIGDGETAACIDTLAVDLAPLWPLLADERIVKVLHSASQDYEIFAELSGDCPRPLFDTQVAATILGIGDQIGYAGLVKAMLDIEVDKSLSRTNWAKRPIPQPAIEYAADDVRHLAVIYPELLRRLDSSGRIEWLEADCAALTDPAMYRTEPEDAWKRLRGLARLPPVAQHRAAALADWRERRAVERNRPRRWMLSDDALYALAVRAPDSLDDLAAVGDLPATTRERHGAVLLEVLAGATRSDQPLVADERPDAAYKSALQSLQAVVRERAQVLAVPPSLLARRSDLEALLHAGESADIAPLRGWRRELIGGALLQALSAPH from the coding sequence ATGACCGTATCGATTGCCGTACCCACCCTGATCATCGACACCCCCGCCGCGCTCGAAAGTGCCATCGCCGTCTGGAAGACGCGCGACTGGCTGGCGGTGGATACCGAGTTCGTCCGCGAGGATACCTATCACGCCAGACTGTGTCTGGTGCAGATCGGTGATGGCGAAACCGCCGCCTGCATCGACACGCTGGCCGTGGACCTCGCGCCGCTGTGGCCGCTGCTGGCCGACGAGCGCATCGTCAAGGTGCTGCACTCCGCCAGTCAGGACTACGAAATCTTCGCCGAGCTTTCGGGCGACTGCCCACGACCGCTGTTCGATACCCAGGTGGCCGCGACGATCCTCGGCATCGGCGACCAGATCGGCTATGCCGGGCTGGTCAAGGCGATGCTGGACATCGAGGTCGACAAGAGTCTTTCGCGCACCAACTGGGCGAAGCGGCCGATCCCGCAGCCGGCGATCGAATACGCCGCTGACGATGTGCGTCATCTCGCGGTGATCTACCCGGAACTGCTGCGCCGCCTCGACAGCAGTGGCCGCATCGAATGGCTGGAAGCCGACTGCGCCGCCCTCACCGACCCGGCGATGTATCGCACCGAACCTGAGGACGCCTGGAAGCGCCTGCGCGGACTCGCCCGGCTGCCCCCGGTGGCGCAGCACCGCGCCGCCGCCCTGGCCGACTGGCGCGAGCGGCGCGCCGTCGAACGCAACCGCCCGAGACGCTGGATGCTGTCCGACGATGCGCTGTACGCGCTGGCGGTTCGCGCACCGGACAGCCTCGATGATCTGGCCGCGGTCGGCGATCTGCCGGCGACGACGCGCGAGCGCCACGGTGCCGTGTTGCTGGAGGTGCTGGCTGGCGCCACCCGCAGCGATCAGCCATTGGTCGCGGACGAACGCCCCGATGCGGCCTACAAGTCCGCGCTGCAGTCCCTGCAGGCGGTCGTGCGTGAACGCGCGCAGGTGCTGGCGGTGCCGCCCAGCCTGCTGGCGCGGCGCTCCGACCTGGAAGCCCTGCTGCATGCGGGGGAATCGGCGGATATCGCACCGCTGCGGGGCTGGCGCCGGGAACTGATCGGTGGTGCGCTGCTACAGGCCTTGTCGGCACCGCACTGA
- the mpl gene encoding UDP-N-acetylmuramate:L-alanyl-gamma-D-glutamyl-meso-diaminopimelate ligase: protein MHLHILGICGTFMAGIAALAREAGHRVTGSDANAWPPMSTQLQAQGIELMSGYAPEHLQPAPDVVVVGNVITRGNPAIEYVLDQGLPYVSGPQWLAEHVLAGRHVLAVAGTHGKTTTSSLLAWLLDNAGLEPGFLIGGVPMNFGISARLGAGKYFVVEADEYDTAFFDKRSKFVHYRPRTCVLNNLEFDHADIFPDLASIERQFHHLIRTVPRSGRLIVNGADANLARVLEMGCWSETEYFDADSGWHATETDGGFELHQGERNHGAVTTPMAGLHNRSNALAAIAAAAHLGVLPRQAADALSRFRNTRRRLELRGEARGVQVYDDFAHHPTAIRVTVDALLRQAGGRVLAVLEPRSNTMRLGSHQAELSDSLSQADVCFVYARPDLKWNAQAALASLADKLHVAATLDQLVAAVVHEARPTDRILVMSNGDFGGVHQKLLDALSTSGQT from the coding sequence ATGCACCTTCACATCCTCGGAATATGCGGCACTTTCATGGCCGGTATCGCGGCGCTGGCGCGCGAGGCCGGGCATCGCGTGACCGGATCGGATGCCAATGCCTGGCCACCGATGTCCACCCAGCTCCAGGCACAGGGCATCGAGCTGATGTCGGGCTATGCGCCCGAGCATCTGCAACCGGCTCCGGATGTGGTGGTGGTGGGCAACGTCATCACGCGCGGCAATCCGGCGATCGAATACGTGCTCGATCAGGGGCTGCCATATGTTTCCGGGCCGCAATGGCTGGCCGAACACGTGCTGGCCGGCCGCCATGTGCTGGCCGTGGCCGGCACCCACGGCAAGACCACGACATCCAGCCTGCTGGCCTGGCTGCTGGACAACGCGGGCCTGGAGCCGGGCTTTCTGATCGGTGGGGTGCCGATGAACTTCGGCATTTCGGCGCGGCTCGGCGCCGGCAAATACTTCGTCGTGGAAGCGGACGAATACGACACCGCGTTCTTCGACAAGCGCAGCAAGTTCGTGCACTACCGTCCGCGCACCTGCGTGCTCAACAATCTCGAATTCGACCACGCCGACATCTTTCCGGACCTCGCCAGCATCGAACGCCAGTTCCACCACCTGATCCGCACGGTGCCGCGCAGCGGGCGGCTGATCGTCAACGGCGCCGACGCCAATCTCGCGCGGGTGCTGGAGATGGGATGCTGGAGCGAGACCGAATACTTCGATGCCGATTCCGGATGGCACGCGACAGAGACGGACGGTGGTTTCGAGCTGCACCAGGGCGAGCGGAATCATGGCGCGGTGACGACACCAATGGCCGGACTGCACAATCGCAGCAATGCGCTGGCGGCGATCGCCGCGGCCGCACACCTGGGCGTGTTGCCCCGCCAGGCCGCCGATGCGCTGAGCCGCTTCCGCAATACCCGCCGTCGCTTGGAACTGCGTGGCGAGGCTCGCGGGGTGCAGGTCTATGACGACTTTGCGCATCACCCTACGGCGATTCGTGTGACGGTCGACGCCCTGCTCCGGCAAGCCGGCGGGCGGGTGCTGGCCGTGCTCGAGCCGCGCTCCAATACCATGCGTCTGGGTTCGCACCAGGCCGAACTTTCCGATTCACTGAGCCAGGCCGACGTCTGTTTCGTCTATGCCCGACCGGACCTGAAATGGAACGCGCAGGCGGCGCTGGCCTCGCTGGCGGACAAGCTGCATGTGGCCGCTACGCTGGACCAACTCGTTGCGGCCGTTGTGCACGAAGCGCGCCCGACAGACCGCATACTCGTCATGAGCAACGGCGATTTCGGTGGTGTGCATCAAAAGCTGCTGGACGCCCTTTCGACTTCAGGACAGACATGA
- the pmbA gene encoding metalloprotease PmbA, whose product MSQLPQRQALPDRAELERRLGAVLDAARKGGATAADAGVSVSRALTVNVRNAEVESVEFQRDRDLSLTVHVGQRSGSASTSDFSDAGLASTVDAALAIARASGEDPYSGLADAELMATEFPDLDLFHPWDITPEQAIEIASECEAAARAVDARITRSEGAGVDTRESVQIYGNTHGFIGERRGTSHQMSCSVIAEADGMMQRDYWYSAGRVPDKLDSAESIGRRAGERTVSRLGAKSLSTREAPVLFVPELARGLFGHFTSGISGSALYRKTSFLLDKLGEQVFSPIVNLSQRPFIKAGPSSAAFDQEGVATRERVLIENGVIQGWLLSSYSARRLGLQTTGNAGGTYNLLANPGEQDFKALLRDMGEGFVVTELMGQGVNLVTGDYSRGAAGFWVENGEIAFPVREVTIAGNLLDMFAGIAAIGSDVDTRGGIQTGSVLIDRMTIAGG is encoded by the coding sequence ATGAGCCAACTTCCCCAACGCCAAGCCCTGCCGGACCGCGCCGAACTCGAACGCCGCCTCGGCGCCGTGCTGGACGCGGCGCGCAAGGGCGGCGCCACCGCCGCCGACGCCGGCGTGTCGGTGAGCCGCGCCCTGACCGTGAACGTGCGCAATGCCGAGGTCGAATCGGTGGAATTCCAGCGTGACCGCGACCTGTCTCTGACGGTGCATGTCGGCCAGCGCAGCGGCTCGGCCAGCACCAGCGACTTTTCCGACGCCGGCCTCGCTTCCACGGTCGACGCCGCGCTGGCGATTGCGCGCGCCTCCGGAGAGGACCCGTATTCGGGGCTGGCCGATGCCGAACTGATGGCCACGGAATTTCCGGATCTGGATCTGTTCCATCCCTGGGACATCACGCCGGAGCAGGCCATCGAGATTGCCAGCGAATGCGAAGCTGCCGCGCGCGCCGTCGACGCACGCATCACGCGCAGCGAGGGTGCCGGCGTCGATACGCGCGAATCCGTGCAGATCTACGGCAACACCCATGGCTTCATCGGCGAACGACGAGGCACGTCCCACCAGATGAGTTGTTCGGTGATCGCCGAGGCCGACGGCATGATGCAGCGCGACTACTGGTACAGCGCTGGCCGCGTGCCTGACAAGCTCGACAGCGCCGAGTCGATCGGGCGCCGCGCCGGCGAACGCACGGTGTCGCGGCTCGGTGCCAAGTCGCTCTCCACGCGCGAGGCGCCGGTGCTGTTCGTGCCGGAGCTGGCACGTGGCCTGTTCGGGCATTTCACATCCGGTATTTCCGGCAGCGCCCTGTACCGCAAGACCAGCTTCCTGCTCGACAAGCTTGGCGAGCAGGTGTTCTCACCGATCGTGAACCTCTCGCAGCGGCCGTTCATCAAGGCCGGTCCCAGCAGCGCCGCCTTCGACCAGGAAGGCGTCGCCACGCGTGAGCGTGTGCTGATCGAAAACGGCGTGATCCAGGGCTGGCTTCTGTCCAGCTACTCCGCACGACGCCTGGGCTTGCAGACCACCGGCAACGCCGGCGGCACCTACAATCTGCTGGCGAATCCCGGCGAACAGGACTTCAAGGCCCTGCTGCGCGACATGGGCGAAGGCTTCGTCGTGACAGAGCTGATGGGACAGGGCGTGAACCTCGTCACCGGCGACTATTCGCGCGGTGCCGCCGGATTCTGGGTCGAGAACGGCGAAATCGCCTTCCCGGTCCGCGAAGTCACGATCGCCGGCAATCTGCTCGACATGTTTGCCGGCATCGCCGCGATCGGCAGCGATGTCGATACCCGTGGCGGCATTCAGACCGGGTCCGTATTGATCGACAGGATGACGATCGCCGGAGGCTGA
- a CDS encoding nitroreductase gives MNVSEAVDSRRSVRAFLDQPVDLGILREVLERAARAPSGGNLQPWRLYVLSGDALSRLKDAIQLRLNTHPTPDLPLDYEVYPSPLGEPYRSERYAVGEAMYAELGIAREDKTARLQQFANNYRFFGAPVALFCYVDRGMGPPQWSDLGMYLQTVMLLLRERGLDSCAQECWSVYHREIAAQLSPPREWMLFCGMAIGHADPDAPVNRLRARRLPLDQFVQWRS, from the coding sequence ATGAACGTCAGCGAAGCCGTCGACAGCCGGCGCAGCGTGCGCGCCTTTCTGGACCAGCCCGTGGACCTCGGAATCTTGCGCGAGGTGCTGGAGCGCGCCGCCCGCGCACCCTCCGGCGGCAACCTCCAGCCCTGGCGCCTGTACGTGCTCAGCGGCGATGCACTGTCACGCCTCAAGGACGCGATCCAGCTGCGGCTGAACACGCATCCGACACCGGACCTGCCGTTGGACTACGAGGTTTATCCCTCACCGCTCGGCGAGCCGTACCGCAGCGAGCGTTACGCCGTGGGCGAAGCGATGTACGCCGAACTCGGCATCGCACGCGAGGACAAGACCGCCCGTCTGCAACAGTTCGCCAACAACTACCGCTTCTTCGGCGCCCCGGTCGCCCTGTTCTGCTACGTCGATCGCGGCATGGGGCCGCCGCAATGGTCGGACCTGGGCATGTACCTGCAAACCGTGATGCTGTTGCTGCGCGAGCGCGGGCTCGACAGCTGCGCGCAGGAATGCTGGTCGGTCTATCACCGCGAAATCGCGGCGCAGCTCTCGCCGCCCAGGGAATGGATGCTGTTTTGCGGCATGGCGATCGGCCACGCCGACCCGGACGCGCCGGTCAATCGCCTGCGCGCGCGCCGACTGCCGCTCGATCAGTTCGTGCAGTGGCGGTCGTGA
- the stpA gene encoding glucosylglycerol 3-phosphatase has translation MRHKTEAYSLDHAGLLESLAATANLLIIQDLDGVCMSLVRDPLTRRIERRYVEATQTLAGHFYVLTNGEHIGKRGVNGIVEQAFDPPEHPREQGFYLPGLAAGGVQLQDRYGHVSHPGVSEAELDFLRAVPHKTEQFLRTLLGKAPYALPTDEIEPLVGSCVLDNLASPTANINGLYHHFADRPGLYRQTQEATAGFMSELLLQATEAGLQDSFFVHYAPNLGRGDDGQERVKYSDGDDAGTTDFQFMLKGAIKEVGVLVILNHYYRQHTGRYPLGEHFNARAAPRDHAALLKLALDHFDPASMPRIVGVGDTVSSQAQVLTGRTEHLRGGSDRGFLTLVQQLGDRFDTDNSVIYIDSSCGEVRRPGIDAALLRNRDTGADRFPWPALQGISDPEDPLKLDMIFPGGHAQYVDFFCELARRRGRLETLD, from the coding sequence ATGCGCCACAAGACCGAAGCCTATTCACTCGATCACGCCGGCCTGCTCGAATCGCTCGCCGCCACCGCAAACCTGCTGATCATCCAGGACCTCGACGGGGTCTGCATGAGCCTGGTGCGCGATCCGCTGACGCGTCGCATCGAGCGGCGCTATGTCGAGGCCACACAGACACTCGCCGGCCACTTCTATGTACTGACCAATGGCGAGCACATCGGCAAGCGCGGCGTCAACGGCATCGTCGAGCAGGCCTTCGACCCGCCCGAACATCCGCGTGAACAGGGTTTCTACCTGCCCGGCCTCGCCGCTGGCGGCGTGCAACTGCAGGACCGTTACGGCCATGTCTCGCATCCCGGCGTCAGCGAGGCCGAACTGGATTTCCTGCGCGCCGTGCCGCACAAGACCGAACAGTTCCTGCGGACCTTGCTGGGCAAGGCGCCCTACGCATTGCCGACCGACGAAATCGAGCCCCTGGTCGGCTCCTGCGTCCTCGACAACCTGGCCTCGCCAACCGCCAACATCAACGGCCTCTATCACCACTTTGCGGACAGACCGGGGCTCTATCGGCAGACACAGGAAGCCACCGCCGGTTTCATGAGCGAATTGCTGCTGCAGGCGACGGAGGCCGGGTTGCAGGATTCGTTCTTCGTGCACTACGCCCCCAACCTCGGGCGCGGCGATGATGGCCAGGAACGCGTCAAGTACAGCGACGGCGACGATGCCGGCACCACCGACTTCCAGTTCATGCTCAAGGGCGCGATCAAGGAAGTCGGCGTACTGGTAATCCTCAATCACTACTACCGGCAGCACACCGGTCGCTACCCGCTGGGCGAACACTTCAACGCCCGGGCGGCGCCCCGTGATCATGCCGCGCTGCTCAAGCTCGCACTGGATCACTTCGATCCGGCGTCCATGCCGCGCATCGTCGGCGTGGGCGATACCGTCAGCTCCCAGGCTCAGGTACTCACCGGACGGACCGAGCATTTGCGGGGCGGCAGCGATCGCGGTTTCCTCACGCTGGTCCAGCAATTGGGCGATCGCTTCGACACCGATAACAGCGTGATCTACATCGACAGCAGTTGCGGCGAAGTGCGCCGTCCGGGTATTGACGCCGCGCTGCTCCGCAATCGCGACACCGGTGCCGACCGGTTTCCGTGGCCGGCCCTGCAAGGCATCAGTGATCCGGAAGATCCCCTGAAGCTGGATATGATCTTTCCCGGTGGACACGCGCAGTACGTGGACTTCTTCTGCGAGCTGGCGCGGCGGCGCGGCCGGCTCGAAACGCTTGACTGA